The Candidatus Saccharibacteria bacterium RAAC3_TM7_1 nucleotide sequence ATCGAGCTTTGCAACGGGGGTTACCAGCACCCGCTCCAGTGTGCCACTCGTGCGCTCGCGCAGTGTGGTGATACTCGTTACTAAAAACATGATGGTGAATGGAAATAATCCAAGCAAGGCCGGCGCGATATGGTCAAAAACGGTCGGATTATCGCTAAATAGCCAGTACAGTAGGCTCATCAGAACCACTGGTACAAGAAATATTAAGGCCACCGAGCGATGATCATGTGACAGCTGCCGCAAGATGCGATAGGCGGTAGCGAGGATAGCTTTTAAATGGTAGAACATTAAGCAGCCTCCACCAGTTTCAAAAATGCCGCCTCAGTCGAGCGTGTTTTGGTGTGTCGTAATAGCTCTTCACGCGCCTCAGTCCACAGCAGCTTGCCGTCTCGCACCAGAATAACGTCATCGCAGCGATCAGCCTCATCCATAACATGACTCGAGATCAATATCGTCTTACCGCTATGCGCAAACCTACGAAACAGTTGCCACAGGCTATGGCGCAAGACCGGATCAAGTCCGACTGTCGGCTCATCAAGCACCAAAATATCGGGTTCGCCAAGCAGGGCTATCGCTAAGCTAACCCGCGCACGTTGACCGCCCGATAATGTCGCCGCGACTTGATTACGTTGCCCAGTGAGATCCACATGCTTGATGACTGTATCAATCGCCGCACGAGACGCATTGATAAGTGACGCGAAATAAGCAAGATTCTGGTACACGGTCAGGTCTTCGTATACCGATGAACTCTGGGGTACATAACCTATGCGTCCACGTAGCTCAGAGCTTCCTGCCGCTAGATCGTCAATGGCCAGACTGCCGGAAGTTGGGATCTGTATGCCGACAATCGCGCGCATCATCGTGGTTTTGCCGGCACCACTCGGACCGATTAAACCAACTAACCTGCCTGGTTTAACATTAAAATTAATCGCTTTTAAGATCTTATTGCCATTTTTTTCAACGACTAGCTTCCGTCCGACAATGCCACTGTTCATAGGATTATTGTACACCCGCCTCAACCACGTATTCAAAGCGTGGCCTCGTTTCTCCATTCAGCTCAACGGCTTGGGTAAACATATCGTATGGGCGAACAAACAATTCATATTTCGTATCGTAGAGCGGCCGATACACCACCAGCTGCTCCGATGTTTCACTGTGCAGCGCAACGCCGATCACTTCATAGAGGTTTCCCGTTTTACTATGACGATAGGTTCCTTTTTGAATAACTTTCGGCTCAGCGTCACTCATACATCTTCCTCGTCACTTAACTCAGGGTACTTGTTCGGTTCACCACGATAGTAATTTATCCATTCATCACCCTGCTCAAGCATAATTTTCTCAACAAATATCCCGCTCGAGAAGCCGCCTTTTTCCTCCAGCTTTTCGAGGCGGCGACTCTCGATTTCTTCCTCTGAGATACCGGCAATCGCCGCAAAGTCGAGCGCAATCTGTCGTTTATCGGCCAGCTCATCGGTCATTTTTACCCTATCACCAATAGCTGCGCGTAGTTCCCCCGTCTCCTCATCGTCTTTATCGAGCAGTGCTCCAAGCAACGCTATCTCACTAAGCTGACGCGACATAATACGTTGATGCAGCGAACCATACATTTCTGGAAGTTTGTCGCGGATTAGTTTGTTGAACTGGAATATCGGCATACTACAGATCCTCTTCATCGAATAGCGGATAGATATCAAACGCGACTTCTTCGTAAGGGTGAGTTTCTTTCATAGCAGCAATCACATTCTTTGCATCTTCACGCTCACAGACGACTTCGATACGCTCTTCTTCGACCACCTCCGACTTGCCGGGCTCGCCAATGTGCGGACTTGCGTTCGCACCTGGCACAAACCTTCCCTTGCCAACCACGGAGTAACTACAGAAGCTATATTCACCGATCTTACCGGCACCCGCCACGCCTAATGCGCGGCGCACCTTGTCGGCACTCTCTATTGGCACGAAAGTGACAACCTTAACTCTACTCATAGTAGTTCCACCAGTTCTTTTTCATTAATAATCTTCGTTCCGTAGCTCTCAGCATTTTTCAATTTCGATGCTCCTACTTTGCCACCAGCGACGAGGTAGGTCGTGTCTTTGGCCACCGAGCTCTGGAAAGTACCGCCAAGCGCACGAATTTTTTCAGCGGCCTCATCGCGGCTCATTGATTCTAGCGTACCGGTAATGACAAAACTTTTGCCTTCCAGTTTGCCCGTTTTCTTTTCAAACTGCGGCTTAACACCGAGCTTTTTAAACTTGTCGAGCAGAGCGAGGTTGTCTTCGTCTGCAAACCAGGCGGCGATGCTTTCAGCTACCACGTCACCAACGCCATCGACATTTCTCAGCTCATCGATAGTCGCATGTGCCAGCTTATCAAGATTGCCAAACGTATTCACCAAGTCAATCGCTGTCTGAATGCCAACGTGACGGATACCGAGCCCGTAGACGAAACGCTCCAGCGGCGGCTGCTTTTTATCAGCAATCCCATCGATCAGCTTCAGGGCAGAAATCTCGGCAAAGCGTTCGAGTTTCAGTAAGTCATCTTTCTGTAATTCATAAATATCAGCTAAATCGTGCACTAAACCAGCATCAACCAACGCTTCAACATTTTTTTCGCCGAGCGTGTCAATATCGAGTGCACCTTTAGACGCAAAATGCTGCAAGGCACGCTTTAAAAGCAGCGGACCAGTTGCACCTTTCACACGGTAGACCGCTTCACCTTCCGGCCTTTCAAACTCGAGCTCCGGATACTGGCGCTTTAGTTCCGCTGGATAATCAAACGGCTTGGTGCCTTTTGGTCGAAGCTCCGAAAGTACTCGCTCGACCTGCGGTATGATATCGCCCGCCTTGAAAATAATCACCGTGTCACCAACGCGTATATCTTTCCGAGCAATTTCATCGGCGTTGTGAAGACTGGCGTGCTGCACCGTCGTGCCGGCGACATTGACTGGCTGAAACACCGCCACCGGCGTGGCGGCACCGGTCCGGCCAATCGAAATAACGATGTCTTCGACAACAGTCGTCGTTTCTTCAGCCGGGTACTTATAGGCAATCGCGCCACGCGGACTCTTGCCGACAACACCGAGTTCGTTGAACTGGGCACGGTTATTGATCTTGACGACGAGGCCATCGGTATTGAAGCGAAAGCCCAGCCGCTTGTCATCCAGTTCATCGACATAGCCCATGATCTCATCGACACTCGTCATGACGCGTGTCTGCCCACTGGTTGTAATCCCAAGCTCAGCCATCATGGCATATCCGACCGCGTTTGTCGGCACATCATCCGGCTCATCGCGCAAAATATCATAGCCGACGAAATGCAGCGGCCGCTCGGCTACCAGTCGTGGATCGAGTTGACGAATCGTCCCGGCCGCCAGATTGCGAGGGTTTTTAAACAGCGGCTGCCCGGCTTTCTCACGTTTCTCGTTGAGGCGAGCGAAATCGTCTTTATACATGACGATTTCACCGCGAATCTCTGTGCGGCCGCGTAAGAGATGAGCGTATCTTTGATTGCCACGAAGCCGCAAAGGAACATTTTCAATCGTGCGCACATTCATAGTTACGTCCTCACCCACACGACTATCACCACGCGTCACTGCCTGGACGAGCACGCCGTCTTCATAAATCACGGCACATGCCAGTCCATCCATCTTGATATCACAGATGAACTCGTGCTTTGCGCCGGGCAGGAGCTTATCCATCCGTTTTATCCATGCTTCGATTTCTTCGCGATTAAAGACATCGTTCAACGATATCATCGGCACACGATGTGTCACCTTTTGAAATTTATCGAGTGCGATACCGGCGACACGCTGCGTCGGGCTGTCGGATGTAACCAACTCCGGGTGCGCCTCCTCAAGCTGTGATAGCTCGTGCTTCAAACTATCGGCGGCCGCTTCACTCATGGTCGATTCGTTGAGTACATGGTAATGGTAGCGGTAGTCATTGATCAGTTTTTTTAGCTGATTAATCCGTTCTTTAGGCTGGTTTTGCGTCATCGTCAACAACCTTTCGATACAATAGATAGACATAGCTAGCACTCCAGACCGTTGCTATCGATGTGACGACCAGAATAGCCAGCGGCACGATCGGAACATTATCCAGCCACGAAGCCATCGACACCAGCCAATGGTTGAGCAGGATAATCGGCAGCATGATGACGATCCAGCCGATGCCAACCAGTAATGCTAGCCACACAAAACGCAGTAAAATGCGAAGACGACGCCCCACCACGAGGTCACCTGCCGCACGTACCGCTTGCATCGGATACATACCAGGAAGCGTTACGATAATCAGCGCCAAGATCGTACCCGAAATCCAATAGAGCGATAGCACGGTAAGTAGCCCAACCACCAGCCAGAAAATCATGCCAATAATACCGTTCGATAAGAAGTCTGTGGCGAAGGCCACGCTGACACCGAGCGCCGCCAAGGCAAAGGGGGCGAGCTGGAAAAACAGCAGTACGAGCACTAAAAATGTCGGCACGATCGGCGAACCGCTATTATAAATACCTTCTCTTAGCCTCGGCGTATGGCCGCTCAAGATAGCCCGGATCAGCCATACCGTTGTCAGCCACGTCACTAGCACGATTAACACACTGTAGACTTGCTGGGCATCGGTGAGCTGCGGCGCGAAACTACCGCCAATCGCAGAGATTAGCAGCAGGCTCGCCTTGCCTATCTCCCCCCATGCGCCCGTCAAAATATCGGCGCCGGTCTGCTGAAGCAGGTCGCTCATCTCGGCGTAGGTTGATTGCAATGAGATGCCGACGAAGACACCAGAAATCACGGCATAAAATAGTACCAATAGGCCAAATAGTTTTTTGTAACGCCAGAGCAGCCGCCAAACCTCGATAGTAAATGCAAAATAGCCCGGCAACGCGAATGAGCGGACATAATCTCGCCGACGAGTTCGCCGAAAACTACGGTGTGGCCGACGCACCAGGAAAGTGCCGATACGACGGTGTAGCTTCTCGTAAGGGCGCAGGAAAACCTTGTACCAGCGCTGCGAGCGGCTTAGCTTCTTCTTGACGACAGGCCTTTTCTTTGTGGAGGCAGCGCTACGGTCCGACATAGCGCTAGAACTTACCGGTCATTTCCCGGAGACGTTTTACACGGTCTTCAATCGGCGGATGTGTACTAAATAGTTTTGCGAGACTCGCACCCTTCAGTGGGTTCGCAAAAAACAGATGTGCCGATGAACTGTTTTGTCGCTTCAGTCCCGACCCAACCTGGCCGATCTTTTCAAGTGCCGTCGCTAGCGCCTCTGGATCCCGTGTCGTCATGGCACCAGTAGCATCGGCTAGATATTCACGTTGCCGGGAGATCGCAAACTGGACAAGCATAGCAATGATCGGCGCTACAATAGCAGCCACGATGCCAATCACCAGAAATATTGGCGACGAATTACGATCACGACTGTCGCTAAACCACAACATGCGAAGGAAGATATCAGCCAGTAGCCCGATTGCACTGACAAGTCCAAAAACAATCATCATGACACGAATGTCAAAATTCTTGACGTGTCCCATCTCGTGCGCCATGACCGCTTCAAGTTCCCGGTCGCTCATCAGCTCGACGATACCAGTCGTAGCCGCAACATAAGCATGCTTCGGATCACGTCCGGTTGCAAAAGCGTTCGGAGCCGGATCATCGATCAGATAGACCTTTGGCATCGGCATGCCATTGGTGATCGACAGGTTTTCAACGATACGATACAGCTTTGGGTTATCACGCTTTGCTATCTCATGAGCTCCGTTGACAGCCAGCGCTAGTTTCGCTGCCGCAAAGTACTGAATGAGCGCATACACGCTGGCACCAACCAATGTACCCCAGAAAATTCCCGTACTGCCGTAGACCTGAGAAAATACATACCCCAGGCCAGTGACAATCACGATGAAGACCAGCATGATAAACACCGTATTTCGTTTGTTAGCAGCAATAGCGTTATACATAAGGCCCGCGAATACCCTCTACAAAAATAATGGTTAGAATTTTACGTCGACTGGTTTTTCAACGCTTGCCATGTCCTCAACTTCAAAGAACTCACGTTGTTTGAAACCAAACATACCAGCAATCACATTGGAAGGAAACTGCTGAATACGAGTGTTGAGGTCACGTGTGCCACCGTTGTAAAAGCGGCGAGCTGCTTGGATTTTGTCTTCGGTGTCCACCAGTTCTTCCTGCAGCTTCTGGAAGTTTTCACTGGCACGAAGCTGTGGGTAGGCTTCCGAAACGGCAAATAGGCTTTTTAGAGCACCCTCAAACTGGTTTTCAGCGGCCGCCGTCTCTTTTGGACCTTTCCCTGTCGCCGAAAGCACATTGGCACGCGCTTCGGTAACGTCTTGGAACACCTTCTTTTCATGAGCCGCGTAGCCCTTGACTGCTTCAACAAGATTTGGGATCAGGTCAGCTCGACGTTTGAGCTGCACGGTGATATCGCTCCACGCCTCTTCGACGCGGACTTTGAGTTGTACCAAGCCGTTGTAGGTAAGCCACACAAACAGCGCTAAGACAACTACTACTGCCAGAATAATCCACCATACTACCATTTCAAGACCCCTTTGCTACTTAAATTGCTGCTTGCATTATATCATTTTTGACGAAAAAAATCGACAGTGTTACTACTGTCAATTTTATATATTTTGGTGCGCGGGGCGGGGATCGAACCCGCACGGCCTTTTGGGCCAACAGATTTTAAGTCTGCACTGTCTACCTAGTTCCAGCACCCGCGCTCACTTTAATAGTATAATTAAGGTCTGCAAATTCTATAAGTGATATAATATGTTCATGAAAACATGCAGTAAGTGTAGCGAGAATAAGGATGAATCTGATTTTTTTGTAAAAGATAAAAAAAGCGGACGTCTCCATGCTCACTGCAAGGAATGCTACAAGGAACATAGAAAAACATTTTACGCAGCACACTACGCAAAATATGGTAATCTGTATCGCGAGCGCGCTCGTTTACGACGAGAGGCCGTAAAAAAGGAGTTCCGAACAAACATGTTGGCTCTACTTAAAAAAAGTGCATGCGAAGTGTGCGGGGAAAGTGATATAAGAGTACTCGAATTCGATCACCTCGACCCTACGACAAAAACATTTTCTATATCTCAAGCTGTGAAGTATGGTTATTCCTGGAGTGAAGTTCTGAATGAGATTAAGAAGTGTCGTATTCTTTGTGCGAACTGTCATAAAAAGCATACTGCAGCACAAAGCAAATGGTATAAAAATATTTAAATGCAGCTTGGAGGCACCGAGCGGAATCGAACCGCTGTACGAGCTTTTGCAGAGCTCTGCCTAACCATTCGGCCACGGCGCCACTAGTGTCATTATAGCAAATTTTCTCGCCGTTTCGATGGATGAGATCGTTAGACTATAATTAAGGAGTATGCAAAAAATTGGTATTTACTCTGGTACGTTCGACCCTCTCCATGAAGGGCATCTTGCTTTTGCGCTGGCTGCTCTGGAGCAGTGCGAGCTGGAGAAAGTAATCTTTATTCCAGAATCATCGCCACGCGGGAAACAAAACGTTTCGCCATTTGTCATGCGGCTCAAACAGCTTACCGAATATCTTCGTGCGTACCCCCGTCTGGATGTGCATAGCTTGAAGTCGACTCGCTTTACAGTACACGACACTCTTCCCGAACTACAACAGCAATTCCCGCAAGCTACCTTTACCTTTCTGGTTGGATCAGACGTTGCACTCGGGCTTAAGGACTGGCCGGATATTCAGCTCCTGCTGAAGACGAACACGTTCGCCATCGGCATGCGTTCCGACCAGACGGATGAAGAGATCGAGCGTAGCCTTGAGCAACTGAATAAAATATATGATCTTACGATCGAAGCGACGATCATTCATACCGACAAAGCTAATCTTGCATCGTCAAACCTTAAATAAACAACAAGCCGACCAAAAGGTCGGCATATTATTCTGGTGCGCGAGAGAGGACTTGAACCTCCACGAGCGCAATGCTCACCAGCCCCTCAAGCTGACGCGTCTACCAATTCCGCCACTCGCGCATATTATTAACTGTAAAGTACATGGCAGCTTAGCGCCATCTCGGACTTTCCCGCGCCCGCGTCTACGATTGATTTACGTTTCACGTAGCCGCCACTCGCGCATAAGGACTTCGGCTATTATAGCTCGAACTAGGGTGTTTTGTAAACTGGAGTACGCACGGCCGACCAGTATAAAATATCACTGAACCGTTCGGGCGACGACGGTAGTCCCGTCGAGGACAAAACCGGCTGCACACTAGGGCGATAGGCGTAGCGCATGACCGACTGATAAAGCCCTAAGGCTGGCGCGTCTTTTAGCCATTGTCTGGCAAAAGCTTTGTATTTTTCATTTCGCAGCTGTGTATCGTTAGTACTGCGAGCACTCGATAAAATATCGTCGCC carries:
- a CDS encoding hypothetical protein (RAAC3_TM7_1_11), with amino-acid sequence MEKRGHALNTWLRRVYNNPMNSGIVGRKLVVEKNGNKILKAINFNVKPGRLVGLIGPSGAGKTTMMRAIVGIQIPTSGSLAIDDLAAGSSELRGRIGYVPQSSSVYEDLTVYQNLAYFASLINASRAAIDTVIKHVDLTGQRNQVAATLSGGQRARVSLAIALLGEPDILVLDEPTVGLDPVLRHSLWQLFRRFAHSGKTILISSHVMDEADRCDDVILVRDGKLLWTEAREELLRHTKTRSTEAAFLKLVEAA
- a CDS encoding hypothetical protein (RAAC3_TM7_1_12), with amino-acid sequence MSDAEPKVIQKGTYRHSKTGNLYEVIGVALHSETSEQLVVYRPLYDTKYELFVRPYDMFTQAVELNGETRPRFEYVVEAGVQ
- a CDS encoding hypothetical protein (RAAC3_TM7_1_13), which codes for MPIFQFNKLIRDKLPEMYGSLHQRIMSRQLSEIALLGALLDKDDEETGELRAAIGDRVKMTDELADKRQIALDFAAIAGISEEEIESRRLEKLEEKGGFSSGIFVEKIMLEQGDEWINYYRGEPNKYPELSDEEDV
- a CDS encoding hypothetical protein (RAAC3_TM7_1_14); translated protein: MSRVKVVTFVPIESADKVRRALGVAGAGKIGEYSFCSYSVVGKGRFVPGANASPHIGEPGKSEVVEEERIEVVCEREDAKNVIAAMKETHPYEEVAFDIYPLFDEEDL
- a CDS encoding DNA ligase (RAAC3_TM7_1_15), whose product is MSIYCIERLLTMTQNQPKERINQLKKLINDYRYHYHVLNESTMSEAAADSLKHELSQLEEAHPELVTSDSPTQRVAGIALDKFQKVTHRVPMISLNDVFNREEIEAWIKRMDKLLPGAKHEFICDIKMDGLACAVIYEDGVLVQAVTRGDSRVGEDVTMNVRTIENVPLRLRGNQRYAHLLRGRTEIRGEIVMYKDDFARLNEKREKAGQPLFKNPRNLAAGTIRQLDPRLVAERPLHFVGYDILRDEPDDVPTNAVGYAMMAELGITTSGQTRVMTSVDEIMGYVDELDDKRLGFRFNTDGLVVKINNRAQFNELGVVGKSPRGAIAYKYPAEETTTVVEDIVISIGRTGAATPVAVFQPVNVAGTTVQHASLHNADEIARKDIRVGDTVIIFKAGDIIPQVERVLSELRPKGTKPFDYPAELKRQYPELEFERPEGEAVYRVKGATGPLLLKRALQHFASKGALDIDTLGEKNVEALVDAGLVHDLADIYELQKDDLLKLERFAEISALKLIDGIADKKQPPLERFVYGLGIRHVGIQTAIDLVNTFGNLDKLAHATIDELRNVDGVGDVVAESIAAWFADEDNLALLDKFKKLGVKPQFEKKTGKLEGKSFVITGTLESMSRDEAAEKIRALGGTFQSSVAKDTTYLVAGGKVGASKLKNAESYGTKIINEKELVELL
- a CDS encoding hypothetical protein (RAAC3_TM7_1_16) is translated as MSDRSAASTKKRPVVKKKLSRSQRWYKVFLRPYEKLHRRIGTFLVRRPHRSFRRTRRRDYVRSFALPGYFAFTIEVWRLLWRYKKLFGLLVLFYAVISGVFVGISLQSTYAEMSDLLQQTGADILTGAWGEIGKASLLLISAIGGSFAPQLTDAQQVYSVLIVLVTWLTTVWLIRAILSGHTPRLREGIYNSGSPIVPTFLVLVLLFFQLAPFALAALGVSVAFATDFLSNGIIGMIFWLVVGLLTVLSLYWISGTILALIIVTLPGMYPMQAVRAAGDLVVGRRLRILLRFVWLALLVGIGWIVIMLPIILLNHWLVSMASWLDNVPIVPLAILVVTSIATVWSASYVYLLYRKVVDDDAKPA
- a CDS encoding hypothetical protein (RAAC3_TM7_1_17); translated protein: MYNAIAANKRNTVFIMLVFIVIVTGLGYVFSQVYGSTGIFWGTLVGASVYALIQYFAAAKLALAVNGAHEIAKRDNPKLYRIVENLSITNGMPMPKVYLIDDPAPNAFATGRDPKHAYVAATTGIVELMSDRELEAVMAHEMGHVKNFDIRVMMIVFGLVSAIGLLADIFLRMLWFSDSRDRNSSPIFLVIGIVAAIVAPIIAMLVQFAISRQREYLADATGAMTTRDPEALATALEKIGQVGSGLKRQNSSSAHLFFANPLKGASLAKLFSTHPPIEDRVKRLREMTGKF
- a CDS encoding LemA-like protein (RAAC3_TM7_1_18); translation: MVVWWIILAVVVVLALFVWLTYNGLVQLKVRVEEAWSDITVQLKRRADLIPNLVEAVKGYAAHEKKVFQDVTEARANVLSATGKGPKETAAAENQFEGALKSLFAVSEAYPQLRASENFQKLQEELVDTEDKIQAARRFYNGGTRDLNTRIQQFPSNVIAGMFGFKQREFFEVEDMASVEKPVDVKF
- a CDS encoding hypothetical protein (RAAC3_TM7_1_19); its protein translation is MFMKTCSKCSENKDESDFFVKDKKSGRLHAHCKECYKEHRKTFYAAHYAKYGNLYRERARLRREAVKKEFRTNMLALLKKSACEVCGESDIRVLEFDHLDPTTKTFSISQAVKYGYSWSEVLNEIKKCRILCANCHKKHTAAQSKWYKNI
- a CDS encoding Cytidyltransferase-related protein (RAAC3_TM7_1_20), translating into MQKIGIYSGTFDPLHEGHLAFALAALEQCELEKVIFIPESSPRGKQNVSPFVMRLKQLTEYLRAYPRLDVHSLKSTRFTVHDTLPELQQQFPQATFTFLVGSDVALGLKDWPDIQLLLKTNTFAIGMRSDQTDEEIERSLEQLNKIYDLTIEATIIHTDKANLASSNLK